A single Brevundimonas sp. SL130 DNA region contains:
- the fsa gene encoding fructose-6-phosphate aldolase, translating into MKLFLDTADVAVIKDMIPTRMVDGVTTNPSLIAKSGRNIAEVIAEICALVEGPISAEAVSLDFETMVKEGDKLAAIAPNVVVKLPLTWDGLRACRVFTDKGIKTNVTLCFSAAQALLAAKAGATFVSPFVGRLEDNGADGIALLEEIRVLYDVHGFETQILAASLRNVAHVAAAAVAGSDAATFGADTFKALVKHPLTDRGLDAFVADWAKTGQSIL; encoded by the coding sequence ATGAAACTCTTTCTCGATACCGCCGACGTCGCCGTCATCAAGGACATGATCCCCACCCGAATGGTGGACGGCGTCACCACCAATCCGTCGCTGATCGCCAAGTCGGGTCGGAACATCGCCGAGGTCATCGCCGAAATCTGCGCCCTGGTCGAGGGGCCGATTTCCGCCGAGGCCGTCTCGCTCGATTTCGAGACCATGGTCAAGGAGGGCGACAAGCTCGCCGCCATCGCCCCCAATGTGGTGGTGAAACTGCCCCTGACCTGGGACGGCCTGCGCGCCTGCCGCGTCTTCACGGACAAGGGGATCAAGACCAACGTCACCCTGTGCTTCTCGGCCGCCCAGGCGCTGCTGGCCGCCAAGGCCGGCGCCACCTTCGTCTCGCCCTTCGTCGGGCGGCTGGAAGACAATGGCGCCGACGGCATCGCCCTGTTGGAGGAGATCCGCGTCCTCTATGACGTGCACGGTTTCGAGACCCAGATCCTGGCCGCCTCGCTGCGTAACGTCGCCCATGTGGCCGCCGCTGCCGTGGCCGGATCGGACGCCGCCACCTTCGGCGCCGACACATTCAAGGCTCTGGTAAAGCACCCGTTAACCGACAGAGGTCTTGATGCCTTCGTGGCGGACTGGGCCAAGACCGGTCAGTCCATTCTGTAA
- a CDS encoding CHAP domain-containing protein, with the protein MIKRLKAVAVATTFGFLALGVAPASAKADEPYWQCVTFARMFSGINIFGDAWTWWRQAAEKFRTGDAPETGSVLVFRPEGRMSRGHVAVVSDILTDRVVRVTHANWGGSRGKVEENVTVVDVSPSNDWSQVKVWYNPINDLGTTVYPTYGFIYKGARDAFDAGRQIASNATSQGQH; encoded by the coding sequence ATGATTAAACGGCTCAAAGCCGTCGCGGTTGCGACGACCTTCGGATTTCTTGCGCTGGGCGTCGCGCCCGCTTCCGCAAAGGCCGATGAGCCGTACTGGCAGTGCGTCACCTTCGCCCGCATGTTCTCGGGCATCAACATCTTCGGCGACGCCTGGACCTGGTGGCGTCAGGCCGCCGAGAAGTTCCGCACCGGCGACGCGCCCGAGACCGGTTCGGTCCTGGTCTTCCGTCCCGAAGGCCGCATGAGCCGGGGCCATGTCGCCGTCGTCTCCGACATTCTGACCGACCGCGTGGTCCGCGTGACCCACGCCAACTGGGGCGGCAGCCGCGGCAAGGTCGAGGAGAATGTCACGGTCGTCGATGTCTCGCCCTCCAACGACTGGTCGCAGGTCAAGGTCTGGTACAATCCGATCAACGATCTGGGCACCACCGTCTATCCGACCTACGGCTTCATCTACAAAGGCGCGCGCGACGCCTTCGACGCCGGCCGCCAGATCGCCTCGAACGCCACGAGCCAGGGCCAGCACTGA
- a CDS encoding DUF484 family protein → MDLFETSEADAVPHLGDGLHWPEVRGWLQTHPQTLLDDRSLLEEIGLRPHGRNVVEFGAAALTRLEAVVEREAGARREVETIARANFAAQTQTHVAALDLMEARNHSDLARRLDAAAQGRFGLAAAAIALERPGGVPFGWRGLDAGAVDGLLGEHGLTWLGPMFEGLDLFGAAADQVKSVALIRMAPHLTPGEPPRPCLCAFGSPELEGFTPTMGCELAAFLARVVERMAERWPVLN, encoded by the coding sequence TTGGACCTTTTCGAAACCTCCGAGGCGGACGCCGTCCCCCATCTGGGCGACGGCCTGCATTGGCCCGAGGTGCGCGGCTGGCTTCAGACCCATCCCCAGACCCTGCTGGACGACCGGTCCCTGCTGGAGGAGATCGGCCTGCGTCCGCACGGCCGCAATGTGGTCGAGTTCGGCGCCGCCGCCCTGACCCGGCTCGAAGCCGTGGTCGAGCGTGAGGCCGGCGCCCGACGCGAGGTCGAGACCATCGCCCGCGCCAATTTCGCCGCCCAGACCCAGACCCATGTCGCCGCCCTCGACCTGATGGAGGCCCGCAACCATTCCGACCTGGCGCGACGTCTGGACGCGGCGGCCCAGGGGCGGTTCGGCCTGGCCGCCGCCGCCATCGCCCTGGAGCGGCCCGGCGGCGTGCCCTTCGGCTGGCGCGGGCTCGATGCCGGCGCCGTGGACGGTCTGCTCGGCGAACACGGCCTGACCTGGCTGGGCCCGATGTTCGAAGGCCTGGACCTGTTCGGCGCGGCCGCCGACCAGGTGAAGTCGGTCGCCCTGATCCGCATGGCGCCCCATCTGACGCCGGGCGAACCGCCCCGTCCCTGCCTGTGCGCCTTCGGCTCGCCTGAACTCGAAGGCTTCACCCCCACCATGGGCTGCGAACTGGCCGCCTTCCTGGCCCGGGTGGTGGAGCGGATGGCTGAGCGATGGCCGGTGTTGAACTGA
- a CDS encoding DUF2141 domain-containing protein has translation MKTLSALCACAALAAAALASTSALAADVTFDFDVAAPTGRIMVALFDSEANYGGAGQPVRYAMVEAGEPSRRVTFEDLPDGDYAMRAFHDVDGDGKMKTNPFGMPVEPFAFSNNAVGNMGPASWERAKFAATGAVVQTISLK, from the coding sequence ATGAAGACCCTTTCCGCCCTCTGTGCTTGCGCCGCCCTTGCCGCCGCCGCCCTGGCCTCCACCTCCGCCTTGGCCGCCGACGTCACCTTCGACTTCGACGTGGCCGCCCCGACGGGACGGATCATGGTCGCCCTGTTCGACAGCGAGGCCAACTATGGCGGCGCGGGTCAGCCGGTTCGCTACGCCATGGTCGAGGCAGGGGAGCCTTCCCGACGGGTGACGTTCGAAGATCTGCCGGACGGCGACTACGCCATGCGCGCCTTCCACGACGTGGACGGCGACGGGAAGATGAAGACCAATCCCTTCGGCATGCCGGTCGAGCCCTTTGCCTTCTCCAACAACGCCGTCGGCAACATGGGTCCGGCCTCGTGGGAGCGCGCCAAGTTCGCGGCGACCGGCGCGGTCGTCCAGACCATCAGCCTCAAATAA
- a CDS encoding acyltransferase family protein produces the protein MTPVQTPADLRPITALRFGAAIWVAVYAFWENLAGAPSSSLVQKGYLGVELFFVLSGFILSHVYLQAAGEKRFSYRSFLWARVARVYPLHVATLVGVGLLAAAALFAGMSVDGNVLSWASLPANLLMVHAWGLAPVAGWNHPSWSISAEWFAYLCFPLFAWVFWRLRQRPVAAFLGAAAFLAALYSGFERLAGFPLTEATILWGALRIVPCFALGCALYLVYRRGPLKAPWTASAVSFGLMVLSAALGLWDGVTVLLAGALILSLASLPNERAGWLASKPAVYLGEISYSVYMVCVPWKLLAVNLAAKVTDAPDKQLQLFVWLAILALLPVVAAVSYHLVEHPARKALRGMAQRRRTASSDKTPDVGTSKRVSQS, from the coding sequence ATGACCCCCGTGCAAACGCCCGCCGATCTTCGCCCCATCACCGCCCTGCGCTTCGGTGCGGCGATCTGGGTGGCCGTCTACGCCTTCTGGGAGAACCTGGCGGGGGCGCCCTCGTCCAGCCTGGTCCAGAAGGGCTATCTGGGGGTCGAGCTGTTCTTCGTCCTGTCCGGCTTCATCCTCAGCCACGTCTATCTGCAGGCGGCGGGGGAGAAGCGGTTCTCGTATCGCAGCTTCCTGTGGGCGCGGGTGGCGCGGGTCTATCCGCTGCACGTCGCGACCCTGGTCGGGGTGGGGCTGCTGGCCGCCGCCGCCCTGTTCGCCGGGATGAGCGTGGATGGGAATGTGCTGAGCTGGGCGTCGCTGCCGGCCAATCTGCTGATGGTCCACGCCTGGGGCCTGGCGCCGGTGGCGGGGTGGAACCATCCGTCCTGGTCGATCTCGGCCGAGTGGTTCGCCTATCTGTGCTTCCCCCTGTTCGCCTGGGTCTTCTGGCGGCTGCGTCAGCGCCCGGTCGCGGCCTTCCTCGGAGCGGCGGCCTTCCTGGCGGCGCTCTACTCCGGGTTCGAGCGGCTGGCGGGCTTCCCCCTGACCGAGGCGACCATCCTCTGGGGGGCGCTGCGGATCGTGCCCTGTTTCGCCCTGGGGTGCGCCCTGTACCTGGTCTATCGTCGTGGCCCGCTGAAGGCGCCCTGGACGGCCTCGGCTGTGTCGTTCGGCCTGATGGTGTTGAGCGCGGCCCTGGGCCTGTGGGACGGGGTCACCGTCCTGCTGGCAGGGGCCCTGATCCTGTCGCTGGCCTCGCTGCCGAACGAACGGGCCGGATGGCTGGCGTCCAAGCCCGCCGTCTATCTGGGGGAGATCAGCTATTCGGTCTATATGGTCTGCGTGCCGTGGAAATTGCTGGCCGTGAACCTTGCGGCCAAGGTTACCGACGCCCCGGACAAGCAGCTTCAACTTTTCGTGTGGTTGGCGATTCTGGCCCTTTTGCCGGTCGTCGCAGCCGTCTCCTACCACCTCGTCGAACACCCGGCTCGCAAGGCTTTGAGGGGGATGGCGCAACGCCGCAGAACCGCGTCAAGCGACAAAACACCTGACGTCGGTACGTCGAAAAGGGTTTCTCAATCCTAA
- a CDS encoding primosomal protein N', producing the protein MGRRGRVKVASVLIPLPVPEAFDYEAPEGMTLARGDQVAVPLGPRLIRGVVAEVFETTGSNRRLKSVDSRLDDPALPAGVMDFVEWAGRWTLSPPGEMAATALKGLRAPRPRPERRVRRVGDRQPARATPARTGVLEALGDRAMAGADLARAAGVSSGVIKGLIDEGVLEIVEIAAEAAFDRPDPDHAPATLNGDQAAAATALAAGVTGGGFRPFLLDGVTGSGKTEAYLEAIARVLRADPAAQILILLPEIALTQALIERITARFGAAPAEWHSGVAPPRRRQVWEAVVAGRCNIVVGARSALFLPFVNLRLIVVDEEHDSSFKQEEGLVYHGRDLAVARARIEKAAVVLASATPSLETLWNAQAGRYDWLKLGARHGVAVMPDIELLDLRQHTPDPQTWLSQPLRLAVGETLARGEQTLLFLNRRGYAPVVLCRVCGHRLTAPDTDSWLVEHRYTGRLVCHLTGFSMARPKLCPSCGAEDSLVSVGPGVERVEEEVRQLFPEARTAVFSSDTVPDAKSARALIQRMTDGEIDILVATQAAAKGHNFPRLTLVGVVDADLGLRGGDLRAAERTYQLLAQATGRAGRADRPGRAILQTWTPEHPVLQALAAGDRDAFVEAEMAEREAAALPPFGRLAAIILSSENAQAVEKVAADLAQAIPNAERLEVYGPADAPLALVRGRRRKRLLVRADRDVNLQAFLRAWLTRVKIPASVRLTVDVDPYSFL; encoded by the coding sequence ATGGGGAGGAGAGGGCGAGTGAAAGTCGCCTCGGTCCTCATTCCCCTGCCGGTGCCGGAAGCCTTCGATTATGAGGCGCCCGAAGGCATGACGCTGGCGCGCGGCGATCAGGTCGCCGTGCCGCTGGGGCCGCGTCTGATCCGGGGCGTGGTGGCCGAGGTGTTCGAGACCACCGGCTCCAACCGGCGGCTGAAGTCGGTCGACTCGAGGCTGGACGACCCTGCGCTACCGGCCGGCGTGATGGACTTCGTCGAATGGGCCGGGCGCTGGACCCTGTCTCCGCCCGGCGAGATGGCGGCGACCGCGCTGAAGGGGCTGCGCGCGCCGCGCCCCCGGCCGGAACGTCGGGTGCGACGGGTCGGCGACCGGCAGCCGGCGCGCGCCACCCCGGCCCGGACGGGCGTGCTGGAAGCCCTGGGCGACCGCGCCATGGCGGGCGCCGATCTGGCGCGCGCGGCCGGCGTGTCGTCGGGCGTGATCAAGGGCCTGATCGACGAGGGCGTTCTGGAAATCGTCGAGATCGCCGCCGAGGCGGCGTTCGACCGACCTGATCCCGACCATGCGCCGGCGACCCTGAACGGCGACCAGGCGGCGGCGGCGACGGCTCTGGCGGCCGGCGTCACCGGCGGCGGCTTTCGCCCCTTCCTGCTGGACGGGGTCACGGGGTCGGGCAAGACCGAGGCCTATCTGGAGGCGATAGCCCGGGTCCTGCGCGCCGATCCGGCGGCGCAGATCCTGATCCTTCTGCCCGAGATCGCCCTGACCCAGGCCTTGATTGAACGGATCACGGCCCGGTTCGGCGCCGCCCCGGCCGAATGGCATTCCGGCGTCGCCCCGCCCCGCCGCCGTCAGGTGTGGGAGGCGGTGGTCGCCGGCCGGTGCAATATCGTGGTCGGCGCCCGTTCGGCCCTGTTCCTGCCCTTCGTCAATCTGCGGCTGATCGTGGTGGACGAGGAGCACGACAGTTCGTTCAAACAGGAAGAGGGTCTGGTCTATCACGGGCGCGACCTGGCGGTGGCGCGGGCGCGGATCGAAAAGGCGGCCGTGGTTCTGGCCTCGGCGACGCCGTCGCTGGAGACCCTGTGGAACGCCCAGGCCGGACGGTATGACTGGCTGAAGCTGGGCGCGCGTCACGGGGTGGCGGTGATGCCCGATATCGAACTGCTGGACCTGCGCCAGCACACGCCCGATCCCCAGACCTGGCTGTCGCAACCGCTGCGTCTGGCGGTGGGCGAGACCCTGGCGCGAGGCGAACAGACCCTGCTGTTCCTGAACCGACGCGGCTATGCGCCGGTCGTCCTGTGCCGCGTCTGCGGGCATAGGCTGACGGCGCCGGACACCGACAGCTGGCTGGTCGAGCACCGCTATACCGGCCGTCTGGTCTGTCACCTGACCGGCTTCTCCATGGCGCGGCCCAAACTGTGCCCGTCGTGCGGGGCCGAGGACTCCCTGGTCTCGGTCGGTCCCGGCGTCGAACGGGTCGAGGAAGAGGTGCGCCAGCTGTTCCCCGAGGCGCGGACGGCGGTGTTCAGCTCTGACACCGTGCCCGACGCCAAGTCGGCGCGGGCCTTGATCCAGCGGATGACGGACGGCGAGATCGACATCCTGGTCGCCACCCAGGCCGCCGCCAAGGGCCACAACTTCCCCCGCCTGACCCTGGTCGGGGTGGTGGATGCGGACCTGGGCTTGCGAGGCGGCGACCTGCGGGCGGCCGAGCGGACCTATCAACTCTTGGCCCAGGCGACGGGGCGGGCGGGGCGCGCCGACCGGCCGGGGCGGGCCATTTTGCAGACCTGGACCCCCGAACATCCGGTGCTTCAGGCCCTGGCGGCCGGCGACCGGGACGCCTTCGTCGAGGCGGAGATGGCCGAGCGTGAGGCGGCCGCCCTGCCCCCGTTCGGCCGGTTGGCGGCGATCATCCTGTCCAGCGAGAATGCGCAGGCGGTGGAGAAGGTCGCCGCCGACCTGGCCCAGGCCATTCCCAACGCCGAACGGCTGGAGGTCTATGGCCCCGCCGACGCGCCCCTGGCCCTGGTGCGCGGACGGCGGCGAAAGCGGCTGCTGGTGCGGGCGGACCGCGATGTGAACCTTCAGGCCTTCCTGCGCGCCTGGTTGACGCGGGTGAAGATCCCCGCCTCGGTCCGCCTGACGGTGGATGTCGATCCCTACTCCTTCCTCTGA
- a CDS encoding carotenoid oxygenase family protein, with amino-acid sequence MTPSRRSFLMGAAALSAAVATPEMVRAAAALDAAAKAEWALATRDVEGDLPRQAMRLINGRAPAGLEGALFRNGPGRFRRPGGSVTHWFDGDGLMRAFRIQDGQATLEARFADTPKRRVETELDAVVTPGFGTRGDARARVGSNDDSNAANTAVMAAGNQVWALWEGGSPLAMDASDLSSQGFVTLRDDLKGMPFQAHPRRAPDGSIWNVGTAGDRAVIWRLNADGGLNRAEVIRLPRASYMHDFTATDRHVILVLQPWIQERQALPIINGLAWRPEAGTQVMVLDKDDLTQSRLYELPGFFHFHLGDAWAEADGTIRFDVAASGDPRFAVDGARVLVEGHGVVPGDPAKLALITLRPDGKAEMLTSDAVGEFPKADPRRLGLKRRLTVHTSGETAGRPLPTGLALQDWDSGRSHGFTFGLHQIVEETVFVPKPGATAETDAWLIGPSVNLKAGRTELHVFDAAHVEDGPVATWQADTALPAGFHGTWVG; translated from the coding sequence ATGACCCCGTCCCGCCGTTCCTTCCTGATGGGCGCCGCCGCACTGTCGGCCGCCGTCGCCACGCCCGAGATGGTTCGCGCCGCTGCGGCCCTCGACGCCGCCGCCAAGGCCGAATGGGCCCTGGCCACCCGCGACGTCGAGGGCGACCTGCCGCGTCAGGCGATGCGCCTGATCAACGGCCGAGCCCCGGCGGGTCTGGAAGGGGCCCTGTTCCGCAACGGACCCGGTCGGTTCCGGCGGCCGGGCGGATCGGTCACCCACTGGTTCGACGGCGACGGCCTGATGCGGGCCTTCCGCATCCAGGACGGCCAGGCCACGCTGGAGGCCCGGTTCGCCGATACGCCCAAGCGCCGGGTCGAGACCGAACTGGACGCCGTCGTGACGCCCGGCTTCGGCACAAGGGGCGACGCCCGCGCCCGCGTCGGCTCGAACGACGACTCCAACGCCGCCAATACGGCGGTCATGGCGGCCGGGAACCAGGTCTGGGCCCTGTGGGAAGGCGGCTCGCCCCTGGCCATGGATGCGTCCGACCTGTCGAGCCAGGGCTTCGTCACCCTGCGCGACGACCTGAAGGGCATGCCGTTCCAGGCCCACCCGCGTCGCGCGCCCGACGGCTCGATCTGGAATGTCGGCACGGCCGGCGACCGGGCCGTGATCTGGCGGCTGAACGCCGACGGGGGCCTGAACCGGGCCGAGGTCATCCGCTTGCCGCGCGCCAGCTATATGCACGACTTCACCGCCACCGACCGGCATGTGATCCTGGTGCTTCAGCCCTGGATCCAGGAACGCCAGGCCCTGCCGATCATCAACGGCCTGGCGTGGCGGCCCGAGGCGGGGACCCAGGTCATGGTGCTGGACAAGGACGACCTGACACAGTCGCGCCTCTATGAACTGCCGGGCTTCTTCCACTTCCACCTGGGCGACGCCTGGGCCGAGGCGGACGGGACGATCCGCTTCGACGTGGCGGCCAGCGGCGATCCGCGCTTCGCCGTCGATGGGGCGCGGGTTCTGGTCGAGGGACACGGGGTGGTGCCGGGTGATCCGGCCAAGCTGGCCCTGATCACCCTGCGTCCGGACGGCAAGGCCGAGATGCTGACAAGCGACGCCGTGGGCGAATTCCCCAAGGCCGACCCGCGTCGTCTGGGGCTGAAGCGCCGCCTGACCGTTCACACCAGCGGCGAGACGGCGGGACGCCCCCTGCCTACGGGTCTGGCCTTGCAGGACTGGGACAGCGGCCGGTCGCACGGCTTCACCTTCGGCCTTCATCAGATCGTGGAGGAGACGGTCTTCGTGCCCAAGCCCGGCGCCACGGCCGAAACCGACGCCTGGCTGATCGGGCCTTCGGTCAATCTGAAGGCGGGGCGCACGGAGCTGCACGTGTTCGACGCGGCCCATGTCGAGGACGGGCCGGTAGCGACCTGGCAGGCGGACACAGCCTTGCCGGCGGGCTTCCACGGGACGTGGGTCGGGTAG